The DNA sequence TCAAGGGACTGCCCGGCAACCTCGCCGAGGGCTTGCTCATCGACCTGACCGCGAGCAACCCGTCGACCTCGATCACCTTTGGCCCCAACCCGCTTCCCGCCGTGAACTCCGTACCGGGCTGGTGGTACACCACCCTGGCCTACGAGGTCATCAGCTCAACCGGGTCGTCGTCGGGTATACAGACGGTGACCAACAACGCGCTGATCGACAGCGGCGGTCTGGGCGGAGTGGTACCGGACAAGTATCTGCCCCCCGATCTGGTCAACAAGGACAAGCTGCCGGTGGGAACCGTGTTCAACCTGTACACCCCGGACGGCACGACGCTGCTCTACTCGACGACCATCACCGATGACACCGGTGGCGCGTTCAAGACCTTCATCCAGTCCGGCGATTACCTCAATACCGGCATCGCGCCGTTCCGGCAGGGGCCGATCTACTTCTCCTACCCGACGAAGGACGGCGTCGCGGTCTTCGACTACGGGCCCTGATCACAAGGTCAGGGCCGCAGTGACGGCAGCGTCAGCCCGAACTCCCGTTTCAGGACGGTGCGGGCGGCGTAATAGCCGCACATCCCGTGCACACCGGTGCCCGGCGGGGTGGCCGACGAGCACAGGTAGGCCTTGGGGATCGGGGTGGTCCACGGATTCCACCGCAGGGTCGGACCGATCAGAGCGCCGAACAGCGTTGCGCCGCCGACGATGATGTCGCCGCCGACATAGTTGGCGTTGTGCGCGGCCATGTCCGCGGCTGGTACACAGCGCGCCGCCACCACCAGGTCGCGGAACCCCGGGGCGGCCTCCTCGAACATCGAGGTGATGGTGTCGGTGAGATCCGCCGACGAGTAGGCCGGCACATGGGCGTACGTCCACAGCGGACGGCGGCCTGCAGCGTCGATACGGGACGGATCGCCCAGATGCGGCAGCGCGGCCAGCGTCATCGGCCGCTGCGCATGACGGCCGGCGGCGATCTCCTTCTCCGACTGGGCCATCTGCGCCCGGGTGCCGCCCAGGTGCACCGTCGGTGACGACGCCATCCGTTCATCGCGCCACGGAATCTCCCCGGACAGCACGAAGTCGACCTTGCAGACGCCGGGCCCGTAGCGGTAGCGGCGCAACGCCTTGGCATATCGGTCGGGCACCGCCGAACCGTAGATGTCCAGCAGCGCGGTCGGCGCGGTGTCGTAGATGACCACCCCGGGCGGCGGCGATGTCACCGGCTCGCCCACCATGAGTCGACCGCCGTGGGCCTTGAGATCGGCCAGCAGTGCGTCGACGATCACCTGGCTGCCGCCGACCGGCACCGGCCAGCCCGCAGTGTGCGCCACGGTGGCGAGCATGACGCCCGCACCGCTGTTCACTGGCGACGGCATCGGTGAAATGGCATGTGTCCCAACGCCGGTGAACAAGGCTCGGGCATCCTCGCCGCGCAGCATCCCCCATGCGGGGCTGCCCTGGGCCAGGACCCGAAGGCCGGTCCGGACGGTTGTGGGCAGGTCCGGCGGCAGCGACCGCTTGTCGCCGAGGAAGAAGCCCAGCACCCCTTCGGGGCGGGCGGTTAGCGGGCCGAGCAGGGTCCGCCACGAATCACCGTGATCCAGCTCCGCGCAGGTGCGCTCCAGGTCGTGGTAGGCGATGGCGGCCCGCCCGCCGGGTAGCGGATTGGCGTAGGAAATGTCGGGAACCACCAGCTCCACCCCGCGGGCGGGCAGGTCGAACTCGGCGAAGAACGGTGAGGCCAGCGCCAGCGGGTGGATCGCCGAGCAGATGTCGTGGTGCACCCCGTCGTACTCGGGGTCCGCCACGGTGCGGGCTCCGCCGCCGAACGTAGGCTGGGCCTCCAGGACCTGCACGGCCAGTCCGGCCCGGGCACAGATGACCGCAGCCGCCAACCCGTTGGGACCGCTGCCGACGACGGTGACGTCCACCTACCCAGTACACCGCACCGCCGACGGCGGCGGCCAGCCGAGCGGGACAGGTGCCGGGACGAGGCCGTCGGGAATCTCTGGCCGTTTCCAGGCCAGAAGGTCGCCACGATAGGCTGACCGCCGTGAATCTGCCCGTTGTGTTGATCGCCGACAAACTCGCCGAATCCACCGTCGCCGCGCTCGGAGACCAGGTCGAGGTGCGCTGGGTCGACGGCCCGGACCGGCCGAAACTGCTGGAAGCCGTCGCGGACGCCGACGCCCTGCTGGTGCGCTCGGCCACCACCGTCGACGCCGAGGTGATCGCGGCCGCGCCCAAGCTCAAGATCGTGGCCCGCGCCGGCGTCGGCCTGGACAACGTCGACGTGCCCGCGGCCACCGCCGCCGGTGTGCTGGTGGTCAACGCGCCGACCTCGAACATCCACAGCGCCGCCGAGCACGCCCTCGCGCTGATGCTCTCGGCCGCCCGCCAGATCCCCGCCGCCGACGCGACGCTGCGCGAGCACACCTGGAAACGCTCGTCGTTCAACGGCACCGAGATCTACGGCAAGACCGTCGGGGTGGTGGGCCTGGGCCGCATCGGGCAGCTTGTCGCCCAGCGCCTGGCAGCCTTCGGCACCCATGTGATCGCCTACGACCCCTACGTGCCGCCGGCCCGCGCCGCCCAGCTGGGCATCGAACTGCTCGCACTCGACGATCTGCTGCCGCGTGCCGACTTCATCTCCGTGCACCTGCCCAAGACACCGGAGACCGCCGGCCTCCTGGGCAAGGAGGCCCTGGCCAAGACCAAGCCCGGCGTCATCATCGTCAACGCCGCCCGCGGCGGCCTGATCGACGAACACGCCCTGGCCGAGGCGGTCAAGAGCGGCCATGTGCGTGCGGCCGGCCTGGACGTGTTCTCCACCGAGCCGTGCACCGACAGCCCGTTGTTCGAGCTGCCGCAGGTCGTGGTCACCCCGCATCTGGGTGCGTCGACGTCGGAGGCGCAGGACCGGGCTGGCACCGACGTCGCCGAAAGTGTGAAGCTGGCGCTGGCGGGGGAGTTCGTGCCCGACGCCGTCAACGTCGGAGCGGGCGCAGTCAGCGAGGAAGTGTCGCCCTGGCTGGATCTGGCACGCAAGCTCGGCGTGCTCGTCGGTGTGCTGACCAAGGAGCCGCCGACCACCCTCAATGTCCGGGTGAGCGGCGAGCTGGCCGCCGAAGATGTTGAGGTACTGAAGCTTTCGGCGCTGCGTGGCTTCTTCTCCACGGTGACCGATCAGCAGGTCACGTTCGTCAACGCCCCGGGCCTGGCCAATGACCGCGGTCTGCAGACCGAGCTGACCACCGCCAGTGAGAGCCTCAACCACCGCAGCGTGGTCGACGTGCGAGTGGTCGGACCGGACGGCTCGGCGACCAACGTGTCGGGCACCCTGTCCGGGCCGCAACAGACCGAGAAGATCGTCCAGATCAACGGGCGCAACTTCGATCTGCGCGCCGAGGGCGTCAACCTGATCCTGCACTACACCGATCAGCCCGGCGCGCTCGGCAAGATCGGCACCCTGCTCGGCGCAGCCGACGTGAACATCCTGGCGGCGCAGTTGAGCCAGGACACCACCGGTGCGGCCGCCACTGTGATGCTGCGGCTGGACCGCGACGTCCCGGCCGACGTCCGGACGGCCATCGGTGACGCGGTGGGTGCGGTGACCCTGGAAGTGGTGGATTTCTCATGAAACTGGCTGTCATCGCGGGCGACGGCATCGGCCCGGAAGTCATCGGCGAAGCCCTGCAGGTCCTCGACGTCGTGCTGCCAGGGGTCGACGCGACCGAGTACGACCTCGGTGCGCGGCGTTACCACGCCACCGGGGAGTTGCTCACCGAGGAGACGATCGAGGAGCTGCGCGGCTACGACGCCATCCTGCTGGGTGCGATCGGTGACCCGTCGGTGCCCAGCGGTGTGCTCGAGCGTGGCCTGCTGCTCAAACTGCGTTTCGCCCTGGACCACCACGTCAACCTGCGGCCCGGCCGGCTCTATCCCGGTGTCAGCAGCCCACTGACCGGGGTCAGCGGCATCGACTTCGTCGTGGTGCGCGAAGGCACCGAGGGCCCCTACACCGGCAATGGCGGCGCCCTGCGCGTCGGCACCCCGCATGAGGTCGCCACCGAGGTCAGCGTCAACACCGCGTTCGGCGTCAACCGGGTGGTGCGCGACGCGTTCGCGCGCGCCCAGTCCCGCCGCAAGCACCTGACCCTGGTGCACAAGACCAACGTGCTGACCTTCGCGGGCAGCCTGTGGTCGCGGATCGTCAACGAGGTGGCCGCGGAGTACCCCGAGGTCGAGGTGGCTTATCAGCACATCGACGCCGCGACCATCCACATGGTGACCGACCCGGGCCGCTTCGACGTGATCGTCACCGACAACCTGTTCGGTGACATCATCACCGATCTCGCCGCCGCGGTCTGCGGTGGAATCGGTCTGGCCGCCAGTGGCAACATCGACGCCACCGGTGCCAATCCGTCGATGTTCGAGCCGGTGCACGGCAGCGCACCCGATATCGCGGGCCAGGGGATCGCCGATCCGACCGCCGCTGTGATGTCAGTTGCCTTGCTGCTCAACCACATCGGCGAGGACGCTGCGGCCGCCCGGGTCGACAAGGCGGTGGCCGAACACCTTTCGACCCGCGGCGACGCGACGTATTCCACCAGCGAGGTCGGCCAGCGGATTCGCGCGTCGCTCTAGGTCTGAGTGCTGGGCGGATCGGTCGGCACCAGAGGCAGTGCGGCGACCGGGAACAGCGCGCACACCGCAAACGCGACGGGATAGCCCAGCGCGCCGATCAACGCGCCGAACAACGGCGGGGTCAGCCCTGCCGTCAGCAACTGACTGGTGTTCTGCGCGCCCAGCGCCCGACCGCTCCAGAACGGGCCGGCGATCTCGGCGATCGCGGTGAAAG is a window from the Mycolicibacterium anyangense genome containing:
- a CDS encoding phytoene desaturase family protein; its protein translation is MDVTVVGSGPNGLAAAVICARAGLAVQVLEAQPTFGGGARTVADPEYDGVHHDICSAIHPLALASPFFAEFDLPARGVELVVPDISYANPLPGGRAAIAYHDLERTCAELDHGDSWRTLLGPLTARPEGVLGFFLGDKRSLPPDLPTTVRTGLRVLAQGSPAWGMLRGEDARALFTGVGTHAISPMPSPVNSGAGVMLATVAHTAGWPVPVGGSQVIVDALLADLKAHGGRLMVGEPVTSPPPGVVIYDTAPTALLDIYGSAVPDRYAKALRRYRYGPGVCKVDFVLSGEIPWRDERMASSPTVHLGGTRAQMAQSEKEIAAGRHAQRPMTLAALPHLGDPSRIDAAGRRPLWTYAHVPAYSSADLTDTITSMFEEAAPGFRDLVVAARCVPAADMAAHNANYVGGDIIVGGATLFGALIGPTLRWNPWTTPIPKAYLCSSATPPGTGVHGMCGYYAARTVLKREFGLTLPSLRP
- the serA gene encoding phosphoglycerate dehydrogenase, translating into MNLPVVLIADKLAESTVAALGDQVEVRWVDGPDRPKLLEAVADADALLVRSATTVDAEVIAAAPKLKIVARAGVGLDNVDVPAATAAGVLVVNAPTSNIHSAAEHALALMLSAARQIPAADATLREHTWKRSSFNGTEIYGKTVGVVGLGRIGQLVAQRLAAFGTHVIAYDPYVPPARAAQLGIELLALDDLLPRADFISVHLPKTPETAGLLGKEALAKTKPGVIIVNAARGGLIDEHALAEAVKSGHVRAAGLDVFSTEPCTDSPLFELPQVVVTPHLGASTSEAQDRAGTDVAESVKLALAGEFVPDAVNVGAGAVSEEVSPWLDLARKLGVLVGVLTKEPPTTLNVRVSGELAAEDVEVLKLSALRGFFSTVTDQQVTFVNAPGLANDRGLQTELTTASESLNHRSVVDVRVVGPDGSATNVSGTLSGPQQTEKIVQINGRNFDLRAEGVNLILHYTDQPGALGKIGTLLGAADVNILAAQLSQDTTGAAATVMLRLDRDVPADVRTAIGDAVGAVTLEVVDFS
- a CDS encoding 3-isopropylmalate dehydrogenase; the protein is MKLAVIAGDGIGPEVIGEALQVLDVVLPGVDATEYDLGARRYHATGELLTEETIEELRGYDAILLGAIGDPSVPSGVLERGLLLKLRFALDHHVNLRPGRLYPGVSSPLTGVSGIDFVVVREGTEGPYTGNGGALRVGTPHEVATEVSVNTAFGVNRVVRDAFARAQSRRKHLTLVHKTNVLTFAGSLWSRIVNEVAAEYPEVEVAYQHIDAATIHMVTDPGRFDVIVTDNLFGDIITDLAAAVCGGIGLAASGNIDATGANPSMFEPVHGSAPDIAGQGIADPTAAVMSVALLLNHIGEDAAAARVDKAVAEHLSTRGDATYSTSEVGQRIRASL